One stretch of Schizosaccharomyces pombe strain 972h- genome assembly, chromosome: III DNA includes these proteins:
- a CDS encoding pyridoxamine/pyridoxine/pyridoxal transmembrane transporter, with amino-acid sequence MNDTNDVMHVHSESISPKKNDLDIELGESVVEPHLSNNSIAKLDTYELEENEDISDYAYKLAGISNEHPAHPQNWGWWKKAYIVLLSTSLQMYVFWTPNFYPGVQDSVMELWHLSSQVSLLGQSMFVLGVALGPLFLGPLSDLLGRKLVYIGSLIIYVCFCISCALARNYAQLVISMLIMGVVGSTALGNVAGAVADVLGDEDSNWGMYMFIFMCSVASVGSPMGTGVAENPKLTWRWLYWIDVIVGGFFIILFVFTPETLPAIVIQRYEQKRQGLPVSWFPQFSLKKLAKDTYFVFFMAIKIFFSEPIVSSLGIYNGFVNGLLYFFLQAIWPVYFSIYKMSDMAASCTYMAAMPACVILLWFEPLQCWLYKRDKRKHQNRLRPEARFIMTLFYVWGFPIGIFMFAFCSKVHIHYIVSLIGLTIFNIADYHIWQAMLLYVTDAYPNVSASAVAAFELPSNLGAVGFIHLSALMFSRMNVHWATAVVGFASLPLIALIYALYFYGDRIRARSKLASQRVPINTAAH; translated from the exons ATGAATGATACAAACGATGTGATGCATGTCCATAGTGAGTCTATAAGTCCAAAAAAG aaCGATTTAGACATTGAGCTGGGAGAATCGGTCGTCGAACCCCATTTGTCCAATAATAGTATCGCCAAACTTGATACATACGAACTCGAAGAGAACGAAGATATCTCTGACTATGCCTATAAACTTGCTGGCATTTCCAATGAACATCCTGCTCATCCACAAAATTGGGGCTGGTGGAAAAAAGCGTACATTGTGTTGCTATCCACGTCACTTCAAATGTATGTATTTTGGACACCCAATTTCTATCCTGGTGTACAAGACTCTGTTATGGAGTTGTGGCACTTGTCGTCTCAGGTCTCACTTTTAGGTCAGAGTATGTTTGTTTTGGGTGTCGCTTTGGGCCCTCTGTTCTTGGGTCCGCTGTCCGACCTTTTGGGTAGGAAGTTGGTTTATATAGGCTCTTTAATCATCTATGTGTGTTTTTGTATATCCTGCGCTCTTGCCCGTAATTATGCGCAACTCGTCATTTCCATGCTGATCATGGGTGTCGTGGGCTCCACCGCTTTAGGCAATGTTGCTGGAGCTGTCGCCGACGTCTTGGGCGATGAAGATTCAAATTGGGGCATGTAcatgtttattttcatgTGCTCCGTTGCATCCGTGGGCTCACCCATGGGAACCGGGGTTGCCGAAAACCCAAAGTTGACTTGGAGGTGGTTATATTGGATTGATGTTATTGTAGGCGgatttttcatcattcTCTTCGTCTTTACCCCCGAAACATTGCCCGCCATTGTAATACAACGTTATGAGCAAAAACGTCAAGGGCTTCCAGTTTCCTGGTTTCCCCAGTTCAGCTTGAAGAAACTGGCAAAGGACACATACTTTGTCTTTTTCATGGCCATAAAGATCTTCTTTAGTGAACCCATTGTAAGCTCATTAGGAATATACAACGGCTTTGTCAATGgtcttttatatttctttttacaagCCATTTGGCCTGTGTATTTCTCAATTTATAAGATGTCAGATATGGCTGCTTCATGCACATATATGGCTGCCATGCCTGCTTGCGTAATTCTCCTCTGGTTTGAGCCTTTACAGTGTTGGTTATATAAGCGTGATAAGCGAAAACATCAAAATCGTCTACGACCAGAAGCACGCTTTATAATGACTCTGTTTTACGTGTGGGGTTTCCCAATTGGTATCTTTatgtttgctttttgtaGTAAAGTGCATATTCATTATATAGTGTCATTGATCGGTTTGaccattttcaatattgcCGATTATCACATTTGGCAGGCAATGCTTTTGTATGTTACAGATGCATATCCCAATGTTTCAGCATCTGCTGTCGCCGCCTTCGAGCTTCCCTCCAATTTAGGTGCTGTCGGCTTTATCCATCTTAGTGCTTTAATGTTCAGCCGAATGAACGTCCATTGGGCCACAGCCGTCGTAGGCTTTGCTTCCCTCCCTTTAATCGCCTTGATTTATGCTCTCTACTTTTATGGCGACCGAATTCGCGCTCGTAGTAAGCTAGCGTCTCAAAGAGTTCCAATCAACACGGCTGCCCATTAG
- the pku70 gene encoding Ku domain protein Pku70  (Ku70 (human XRCC6 ortholog) Pku70) encodes MENDEQIDETENFAIGKYAILFVIEVSPSMLDPVDEFTPSSLQMALICAYQLAAQRVITNPSDIMGVLLYGTESSTGRFANQMMLLDIDPPDAERIKSLQSFEKDFQFSKEKFKPCSCQVSLSSVLYHCSVIFTTKAENFEKRLFLITDNDHPAWDATERDIILQRAKDLRDLDIQVHPVFLDPPTHSFRINIFYSDFLYIVYGRQDVSNLVNRGQAQLQHMLNMITALQKPKRAHFHLKMDLGNDVRIGVEAFILLKRLESAKTNWVYAKGERFAVAVPQSKQVSFATKKELKKDEIRRSYSYGGSSVVFGSDELNKVRSFEPPTLRIIGFRDFSTLKPWHCLKPAVFLRPKDDEIIGSGAVFSAIHKKLLASNKIGIAWFVSRPNANPCFVAMLATPGSIHIRDDFELPLGIFLVQLPTADDIRSLPPINPNPISMPSNLIETMQRILRGMELRSYQPGKYNNPSLQWHYKVLQALALDEEIPTDFVDNTLPKYKAIQKRVGEYMGDVNNIVAEYRNDISDKNGIKEEEEDQGPIVKKARIEKSGKPIFAEDDRLKQLYIEGVLDKEIKALKVSQLKDILRDRGLRVSGKKADLLDNLTNYVKKL; translated from the exons ATGGAAAACGATGAACAAATAGATGAGACAGAA aattttgcAATTGGAAAATATGCCATTTTATTTGTGATTGAAGTTTCTCCCAGTATGCTTGATCCTGTCGATGAATTTACTCCCAGCTCTTTGCAGATGGCACTTATTTGTGCGTACCAGCTGGCGGCTCAAAGAGTAATCACAAATCCCAGCGACATAATGGGTGTATTGCTCTATGGTACT GAGTCCTCTACGGGCCGATTCGCAAATCAAATGATGCTTTTAGACATTGATCCTCCTGATGCTGAACGTATTAAAAGCTTACaaagctttgaaaaag ATTTCCAATtctcaaaagaaaaattcaaaCCATGCTCTTGTCAAGTTTCTCTGTCTAGTGTACTTTATCATTGCAGTGTTATATTTACTACTAAAgctgaaaattttgaaaaacgcttatttttaattacagATAATGACCATCCTGCTTGGGATGCAACTGAACGCGATATTATTTTGCAGCGTGCTAAAGATTTAAGGGACTTGGATATTCAAGTTCATCCAGTATTTTTGGATCCGCCTACACATTCCTTTAGaataaacatattttattctGACTTTTTATATATCGTTTATGGTAGGCAAGATGTGTCTAATCTAGTCAACAGGGGTCAAGCTCAGCTGCAACATATGCTCAATATGATTACAGCTTTACAAAAACCGAAAAGAGctcattttcatttgaaaatggaTCTTGGTAACGACGTGAGAATTGGAGTTGAGGCCTTTATCTTGTTGAAACGTTTAGAATCAGCCAAAACTAATTGGGTGTATGCAAAAGGTGAGCGATTTGCCGTAGCAGTTCCTCAAAGCAAACAAGTCAGTTTTGCTACGAAAAAGGAGCTTAAAAAGGATGAAATAAGAAGATCGTATAGCTACGGGGGATCATCTGTTGTCTTTGGCTCAGATGAACTTAACAAGGTGAGATCATTTGAGCCTCCTACATTACGGATAATTGGGTTTCGTGACTTTTCAACTCTAAAACCCTGGCACTGCTTAAAGCCTGCTGTATTTTTGAGGCCGAAAGATGATGAAATAATTGGAAGTGGTGCCGTTTTCTCCGCCATCCATAAAAAGCTGCTGgcttcaaacaaaattggTATTGCATGGTTTGTTTCGAGACCAAATGCTAACCCTTGTTTTGTTGCTATGCTAGCGACACCGGGGTCTATTCACATTCGAGACGATTTTGAATTACCGCTAGGTATATTTCTTGTTCAACTTCCAACAGCAGATGATATCCGTAGTCTCCCGCCTATCAATCCGAATCCGATATCCATGCCTAGCAATTTAATCGAAACGATGCAACGTATTTTACGTGGTATGGAGCTGCGTTCATACCAGCCAGGAAAATATAACAACCCATCTTTGCAGTGGCATTACAAAGTTCTCCAAGCGCTGGCGCTTGACGAAGAAATTCCGACTGACTTTGTTGATAATACTCTACCAAAATACAAAGCTATTCAAAAG CGCGTCGGGGAGTACATGGGCGATGTTAATAATATTGTCGCTGAATATCGTAACGATATTTCTGATAAAAACGGAAtaaaagaggaagaagaggatCAGGGACCAATTGTGAAAAAGGCTCGAATAGAAAAGAGTGGAAAACCTATATTTGCTGAAGATGATCGTCTGAAGCAGCTTTACATCGAAGGAGTTTTGGACAAGGAGATAAAA GCGTTAAAAGTTAGTCAACTTAAAGATATTCTCAGGGATCGTGGACTTAGAGTGAGCGGTAAAAAGGCAGATTTATTAGACAATCTAACGAACtatgtcaaaaaattataa
- the pus1 gene encoding tRNA/U2 snRNA pseudouridine synthase Lsp1, producing the protein MGRGGKRTWYNGDRREAKRNRPNSIYNGEGRPENLVVGEKKPKRKVACLVGYCGSGYHGMQLNPPSKTIEGDLFDAFVKAGAVSSYNADDPKKVALARAARTDKGVHAAGNVISLKLIMEDEKLIEKVNEHLPPSIRLWDVIRTINSFNPRTYCESRIYEYMVPTYAFVPPKPSSILGNCIMKNSPMPAEPINKENINQLSRSLFYEEGKEFWDDYDIAAKEILSLYEQDPEGFVNPYSKRGAAALANSENNKGSEAGVSAKTNPDMDSDSSAIVNEFLKPDSVEDESAGSKIDPSYRLERALKHIEVLKLKNYRISADRLSVIRETLNQYVGVHNFHNFTVGQAFHQKNSNRVIRSFTASDPFMIGDTEWISCKVHGQSFMLHQIRKMIALAILVVRTGCPVERIQDAFKKTKINIPKGPGFGLLLESPFFKGYNEHKAPENNRDPIDFTKYEQKITAFKHAHIYDKIFLEEARKQVFHCFLSFIDSYNEEDFSYLSDIGITEKTQEVSSKLPDVLSSDEEEDSAENKDDLEG; encoded by the exons ATGGGACGTGGTGGTAAACGCACTTGGTACAATGGTGATCGTCGAGAAGCGAAAAGGAACCGACCTAATTCTATATACAATGGAGAAGGTCGGCCAGAGAATTTGGTAGTTGGAGAAAAAAAGCCGAAAAGAAAGGTCGCCTGTCTTGTAGGTTATTGTGGTAGCGGATATCATGGTATGCAATTGAATCCTCCTAGTAAAACAATCGAAGGAGATCTTTTTGATGCTTTTGTGAAGGCTGGTGCCGTTTCTTCTTATAACGCTGATGACCCAAAGAAAGTTGCTTTAGCAAGAGCCGCAAGAACTGATAAAGGAGTTCATGCCGCTGGAAATGTTATCAGTCTCAAACTTATAATGGAAGATGAGAagttaattgaaaaagtgAACGAACACCTCCCTCCTTCCATTCGCTTATGGGATGTGATCCGTACtattaattcttttaacCCAAGGACTTATTGCGAATCTCGTATATATGAATATATGGTTCCAACGTATGCTTTTGTTCCACCGAAACCTTCGTCCATACTTGGAAATTGCATTATGAAGAATTCTCCCATGCCTGCTGAGCCAATTAACAAGGAAAATATAAATCAACTCAGTCGTTCATTATTTTATGAAGAAGGAAAGGAATTTTGGGATGATTATGATATTGCAGCCAAAGAGATTTTGAGCCTTTATGAACAGGATCCTGAAGGCTTCGTAAATCCATATTCTAAAAGGGGAGCTGCTGCTCTTGCTAATTCGGAAAATAATAAGGGCTCTGAAGCAGGAGTTTCCGCTAAAACTAATCCAGATATGGATTCCGATTCCTCTGCTATTGTAAACGAGTTTTTAAAGCCTGACTCTGTTGAAGACGAATCTGCTGGTTCCAAGATTGATCCCAGTTATCGTCTCGAACGTGCACTTAAGCACATTGAAGTacttaaattaaaaaattaccgTATTTCCGCAGATAGGCTGTCCGTTATTCGAGAAACTTTAAACCAATATGTTGGAGTTCATAACTTTCACAATTTTACTGTGGGGCAAGCATTTCATCAGAAGAATAGTAATCGCGTGATCCGTTCTTTTACT GCATCTGATCCATTCATGATTGGCGATACAGAATGGATTTCATGTAAAGTTCATGGTCAATCTTTTATGTTGCACCAAATTAGAAAGATGATTGCGCTTGCTATTTTAGTTGTACGAACGGGTTGTCCTGTTGAGCGCATACAAGAtgcctttaaaaaaacaaaaattaacatACCCAAGGGACCTGGTTTTGGACTTTTATTAGAGTCACcgttttttaaaggttATAATGAACATAAAGCTCCAGAGAATAATCGTGATCCTATCGACTTTACAAAGTACgagcaaaaaattactgCTTTTAAGCATGCTCATATTTatgataaaatttttctcgAAGAAGCTCGTAAACAAGT atttcattgttttttgtcttttatTGACAGTtataatgaagaagatttcAGTTATTTATCAGATATAGGCATTACTGAAAAGACGCAAGAGGTTTCCTCAAAATTGCCTGATGTTCTTTCTAGcgatgaagaagaagattcGGCTGAAAACAAGGATGATTTAGAGGGCTAA